Within Caulobacter segnis, the genomic segment GGGTGGCGGTCGAGGTGAAGGCCCCGCCGACCTTGCCGTGCAGGGCGCCGCGCGCCCACAGGCCGCCGGCCTGGTCGAAGAAGGCCGCGACCTGCGAGGCCATGCGGCCAAAGCGAGTCGGAGCGCCGACGATGATGGCGTCGTAGTTGGCCAGATCTTCCACGGCCGCGACCGGGGCTTCCTGGTCAAGCTTGAAGTGGGCGCCCTTGGCGATGTCCAGCGGCACGGTCTCGGGCACGCGCTTGATGTCGACGGTCGCGCCGGCTTCGCGCGCGCCCTCGGCGACGGCCTTGGCCATCGTCTCCAGGTGACCGTAGGACGAATAGTAGAGAACCAGAACCTTGGCCATGACGGCGAATTCCTCGGATTTCTGTCGCGGGCGCGCCAGTGCGCCCGTCGTCCATGGTGTTTTGCCCCAGCACAGCCTTGCGAAACAGCCGAATAAAATCGTCTAATATGTTCTGATTTTTCGAACGATTGGAACCGCCATGACCCAGCCCGGCGCGCCCACCCTGGACCAGCTGACCGTGTTCCTGACCGTCGTCGAGGCTGGCGGCTTCGCGGCCGCGGCGCGGCGGCTGAACCGGGCCAATTCGGTGATCAGCTACGCCATCGCCAATCTGGAGGCGCAGCTGGGCCTGGCCCTGTTCGACCGCGAGGCCGCCAAGTCGCCGGTGCTGACCGAGGCGGGCAAGGTGATGCTGGCCCAGGCGCGGGTGATCGCCGGCGACGTCGCCAACCTGCGCGCCCAGGCCAAGGGCCTGCTGCAGGGCCTGGAGGCCGAGGTGCACCTGGTGCTGGACGTCATGCTGCCGACGGCGCGCGTCGTCGACGCGCTAAGGGCGTTTCAGGAAGCCTTTCCGACCGTGGCCCTGCGCCTGCACATCGAGGCCCTGGGGGCGGTGACCCAGATGGTGCTGGACCGCCGCGCCACCCTGGGCGTCGCCGGGCCGCTGGACGTGGTCAATGGCGGCGACCCGCTGGACTATATCGGCGTCGGCCACACCTTGCTGATCCCGGTCGCCGCGCCCGACCATCCGCTGGCCCAGGGCCGCAACCCGCCCGGCGCCGGGCGGTCCCATACCCAGCTGGTCCTGACAGATCGCTCTCGCCTGACCGAGGGCCGCGACTTCGCCGTCGCCAGCGTGCACACTTGGCGGCTAGCCGACCTGGGGGCCAAGCACATCCTGCTGAAGGAGGGTCTGGGCTGGGGCAACATGCCCGAGCCGATGGTCCGCGAGGACATCGCTGCCGGCCGGCTGAAGCGCCTGGACATGCCCGAGCTCGTCGAAGCCCACTACGCCCTGCACGCCATCCACCGCAGCGACACGCCGCCGGGCCCGGCGACGGCGTTCCTGATCGAGCGGTTTCGCGGGCAACCCAACTGACGGCGCGGCCGCCCTCGCCCTTCGACCAGCTCAGGGTGAGGACGACGTTTAAGCCCGTGCAGTAGGAAACCTCACCCTGAGCTTGTCGAAGGGCGAGGTTTCCACATCCACCGCTACTTCCGCGTCACCACCACGGCGTCACCGGCGTACTCCACCGTCGCGTCGGGCGCGGCGTCGAAGTCGGTGGGCTTGGCGCCCGCGCCGATGAAGCGGATCTTGAAGGTCCGCTTGTCGACCATGCCGTCGAACTTGCCCGAGCGGGCGCCGATCACGACGCGGCCCGAGGCGTTGTCGTAGCTGATCGGGATGCGGCTGTAGGCCCCGCGCTGATAGGCCAGGGTCAGGCCATCGTCCTCGTAGAGCTCGTACTTGCCGTCCTTGCCCGTGTAGATCACCAGCGTGATCGGCAGGTCGGGCTTCTCTCCGACATACTGCTGGACCTCGGTGGTCGGCACGATCGCGCCGGCCTTGACGAACAGCGGCATGCGGTTCAGCGGCGCGTCGGCCTTGATGGTCTGGCCGCCGGGGTGGGCCTTGCCCGTCTGGAAGTCGTACCAGGTGGTCCCGGCCGGCAGGTAGACCTCGCGCGAGCGGGCCTTGAAGCTGGTCACCGGGGCGACCAGGAACGCCGAGCCGTACAGGTACTCGTCGTTGACGTCGCGGGCCTTCAGGTCGTTGGGATAGTCCATGACCAGGCCGCGCATGATGCTGCCGTCGCGGTGATAGGTCTCGCCCGCCAGGGTCAGGGTGTAGGGCATCAGGCGGTAGCGCAGCTGGTCGTACCAGACGAGGCTGTTGTAGACCTCGGTGCCTTCGTCGGCGAGGTTCCAGATCTCGCGGAAGGGCTCCTCGCCGTGGCTGCGGAACAGGGGCGAGAAGGCGCCGAACTGATACCAGCGCAGGTTCAGCTCCTGCCATTCGGGCCAGTGCTTGGGGTCGCGCTTTTCATAGCGCTGCTCGACCGAGAAGCCGCCGATGTCGGTGGTCCAGTTGGGAATGCCCGACATCGACAGGTTCACGCCGGCCGAGATCTGGTCCTTGAAGTCGTCCCAGCGGGCGACGACGTCGCCGCTCCACAGGGCCACGCCCTGGCGCTGGATGCCGCCGAAGCCCGAGCGCGAGAAGATGTACGAGCGCTTGTTCGGGTCACGCGCGTGCTCGCCGTCGAACACCGCCTGGGTGTGGATCAGCGGATAGGAGTTGAAGAACTCCGCGCCCGGCCCCTTGGCGGTCGGCCCCATGCGCAGGGTGCGCTCGGGGATGTCGAGGTTGGAGTGCATGTCCGGCTCGTCGCTGTCCATCCACCAGGCGTCGATGCCGATGCCGCCCAGGTTCTCCTTGACCTGGCGCCAGTAGATGTCGCGCGCTTCCTGGGTATAGGGATCGTAGAACGAGTTCAGATAGCCGGGGCCGACCCAGTCCAGCGCGCCCTGCTCGACGTTGCGGTGGTACATGTACCCCTTGGCGTCCAGCTCCTTGTAGTTCTTGGTCGTCGGATAGAACTTCGGCCAGATCGAGATCATGAAGTGGGCGTTCTCGTCGTGAACGTCCTTCAGCATCTTGGCCGGGTCGGGGAAGCGGGTCTCGTCGAACTTGTGGCTGCCCCAGCTGTCGTCCTTCCAGTAGCGCCAGTCGAGCACGATGTTGTCGAGCGGGACCTGGCGCTTGCGGTACTCCTTGACCACCCCGACCAGCTCGTCCTGGGTGTTGTAGCGCTGGCGGCTCTGCCAGAAGCCGTACGACCAGCGCGGCAGGGCCTGCGACTTGCCGGTCAGCTCGCGATAGCCGCTGACCACCTGGTCCAGGTTGTCGCCGGCGACGAAATAGTAGTCGATCGTGTGGGCCACTTCCGAGGTCAGGGTCAGCGACTTCTGCTGCGCCGCCGGGATCGGATCGTTGTGCAGCAGAGCGACGTAGCCCTGGTTGGGATCCCACTCGACGCGAACCTTGTGCTTGCTGCCAGCCTTCATCGGGACGGTGAAATTGTGGAACCACGGGTTCCAGTTCTGTCGCCAGCGGTCGATCTTCAGCTGGCCGTCGACATAGATCTTGGCGTAGCTGGACGAGTACAGCTTGAACTTCTGCACGCCGCTGGTCTTGGGCTCGACATAGCCTTCCCAGACCACGGTCGCGCCCTCCACCGGCTTCTTGTCCGCCGTCTGCAGCTCGGCCGGCCACTTGGGGGCGTCGTCCAGGAACTGGTAGTCGATGTCCGCCTCGGTGCGGGTCAGCTTCAGCGCGCCGTTGACGTAGTACTTGGCCGTGAAGCCGCCGGGCTTGCCGTTAGCGTCGGTGACCTTCAGGTCGCGCGAGGCCAGGGCGTAGGGCGTCGGGTCGCCGAAGCGGGTGATGCCGTTGTTGTCCCACAGGACGCCGTAGTTGCGGGTCGACAGCACGAACGGGATGGCGATGTCGCGATTGTACTGGGCCAGCTCGACGTCCTGGCCGTTATAGTTCATCTGGCCGTTCTGGTGCTGGCCCAGGCCGTAGAAGCCTTCGTCCGTGTTCGGATTGAACCGTTGCGAGATGGCGTAGAAGTTCTTGCCGTCGATGGTGTGCGGCTTGAACGCCTGGCGGCCCTGCTCGGCCAGGACGGTCTTGCCGGCCGCGTCCTTGAACGAGACGGCGCCGGTGGCCAGCGCCACTTCCGCCGTGGCCTTGCCGGCCTTCAGCACCACCTTGCCGCCCGCTTCCGTGACCGTGAAGCCGCTGGTCTTGGGTTGAGCGATGACCATCAGGCTCTGCAGCGCGTCGATGGTCTCGGTCGGCGAGGCGGTGACGCGGATGGCGCGGTCGCTCATCACCTGCAGGCGGACCTTCTTGGCCGGGCCCGAGGCGGGGGTGACGATGACGCCGTCGGCGGTCTTCTCGAAGCCGCCGTCGAGGGCGAAGGCGGAGGTGGAGGCCATCAGCGCGAGGCTGAAGGCGGCCGAACCCAAGGAGGAAAGCGTGAGTATGCGCATGGCTGGTCCCGTCAGTAGGTGGCGAGCTTGACCCGCAGGATCTGCGAGCCGCCGGTGAAGTTGAGGCCGTAGTCGGTCTGGTCGCCGTTCCACAGGCGGTCGAAGACCCATTGGCCGTTCTCGAAGTGACCCTCTTCCACGCGGGCCAGGATCATGGGCTTGTTGTCGTTTGCGGCGCGGCCGAATTCGATGCGGACGTTGCGGCCGGTGACCAGGAATTCGTCGGGCGACAGCTGGGCGACGACGCCGCCGCCGTCGGGACCTTGCGGGCCGGGCGGACGATCCTTGAGCCAGGCCCAGTCCGAGGCCCCGAACTGCCACTTGCCGTAGCGCAGGGTGACGGTCCAGGCGCCCAGGGTCGTCGACTGCGGCGCGCGGTCGTCGGGCTCGGCGCCACCGAACACCTTGCCCTCGTAAGACAGCTTCGCCCATTCGCGGGCCATGGGACCCAGCAGACGGTAGTTGGCGGCGAAGGCCTCGACCGTCGCCTCGTCCAGCTTGGCCGCGCCCAGCGGGAAGTTGGCGTAGCCGGTATAGTCCATGCCGAACGGCGAGAAGCCGATGCCCTGGCGGCCCAGGGTGTCGAAGACGTAGCGGGCATAGACCGGATCATTGCCGGTCTCGGCCACAAACAGGGCGTTGCCGGGCCGCTTGTAGTGGGCCAGGGCCGCCGAATACTTGACCGACTCCTTCATGTAGATATCGGGCGCGATCAGGTCGATCGAGGGGGCCGCGGCCTTCCAGACGTCCAGGACGTTGTCGGTCGGGCCGCCGGCCGAATAGCTCTTGGGCTCGCCCGGCTTGATCGGATCGCGCAGGGCGGCGTTGACGTACATCGGCAGCGGATAGACCGCCTTGCCCGCCGCCGCGACCTGGTCGACGAAGCGGCCGATATGCCAGGCGTGGAAATATTCGTCGGCGTCCTTGCCGAAGGCTTGCGACCACGTGCCCGGCTTGACGCCCACGGCCTTGACCAGGGCGGCCGGCGCGGGGCCATCGAAGACTTTCTGGGCGGCGGGGCCGAAGTCGCGGACCGTGCCATAGGTGCCGGTCTCGTTCTCGACCTGGACCATGATCACCGTCCGGTCGGCCGCGTCCTTGGCCTTCAGGTGGGTCATCAGGGCGACGAAGGCTTTGCGGTCGGCGTCCAGGGTCGACTGGGCCAGCGGCGACATCGAGTACGAGCGCTCACCCGTCTCCTTCTTCAGGCGCGGGAAGCGCTTGTCGTCCAGCTTGACCCACTCGGGCGCGTAGGACGGCGAGCTGTTCTTCCAGGTGCCGAACCACAGCAGCACCAGGCGGACATTGTGCTCGCGGGCCTGGGCCAGCAGCAGGTCCAGATACGAGAAGTCGAACTTGCCCTCGACCGGCTCGATCTGTTCCCAGGCGATCGGGACCTGGACGGTGTTGGCGCCCATCTTGGCGATCGCCGGCCAGACCTTGGGCATCTGCGAGGGCCAGGCGGACGAGTTGTTGACCTGAGCGCTCAGGATCAGGAACGGCGCGCCATCGACCATCAGGGCGTAGCGGCCGTCCTTCTGGACCAGCCGCGGGGTCTCGCGATCGGCCGCGACCGCGCCCGAGGCCAAGGCGAGCGCCAGGGCCGAGACCATTCCCACAGCGAAGCGTGAAATCCCCATCCGCCTCCTCCCAAAACACGCGCGCCAATCGATGTTAGCGCTATCAATTCTATTGTCGGACGATTGCCGGGCCGAAGGGCGATGACAAGTCCGGTTCGACGGTTTCCCCGGTCAAAAAAATCCGCGCACCGCCGCAGGTGACGATGCGCGGGGAAAGACGCCGCGCGGCCTCGGGGAGAGGCTGCCGCGCGAGGCGCGCCGAGAGCCATGAATGCCCCGCCGCGCCGCCTAAGCTAGCCAGACTATAGTCGTATAATTCAGACCAACAAGCGGTTTTGATAGCGTTGTCATTGGCAATCGCCAGCCCCGCGCCCTGAACACGCCCAGCCCCGGCGCGACCGGAGATCGATCCGTGAACTCGGCTTGAACCCCCGCTTTCGCGGCGACGGGTGGATAGAGGGCAGACCCAGTGAAACATGGACCTACACCCCCATCGCATCCGCCTTACACGCCGCCGCGATGAAGGCGTCGTGGGTGGGCAACCTCGAGACGAGGCCGGCATTGTCCTGTCCCACCCGACGCACCGCCACCACGACCTCGTCATAGGCGGGTGCGTCGGCCAAGCGGTCGTAGTCGCGCGGCTGGATCCCCTGCCCCAGGAACACCGCCAGCCAGCTGGGCTCGGCGAACAGTTGCTCGTCATAGCGGGCGATCTTGGCCCGGCTGCGGAACAGCTCGATCTTGTGGGCCAGGCTGTCGGGAACCGTCATAGCCCCGCAATGGCGCCACAGCGGCGCATCGTCCCGTTCGGTGGCCTTGTAGTGCAGGATGATGAAGTCGCGGATCTGCTCGTATTCGATCTGGGTCAGGCGGTTGAACTCGGTCTCGGCGGCCGGGTCGTGGCCGCCCAGTGGCAACAGCGACAGCAGGCGCAGGGCGCCGGTCTGGATCAGGTGGATGCTGGTGCTCTCCAGCGGCTCCATGAAGCCGCCCGCCAGGCCCAGGGCGACGACGTTCTTGCTCCAGCTTTTCTTGCGGCGGCCGGCGGTGAAGCGCAGCGGGCGCGGGTCGGCCAGGGCCTTGCCGTCCAGATTGGCCAGCAGCGCGGCGGCGGCCTCGTCGTCGCTGATGTGGCTGCTGCAATAGACATAGCCGTTGCCGGTGCGGTGCTGCAGCGGGATCCGCCACTGCCAGCCGGCCTCGCGCGCGGTCGCTCGGGTGTAGGGCGTCAGCGGATGGACGTTCTCGCACGGGACGGCCAGGGCGCGGTCGCAGGGCAGCCAGTGCGACCAGTCCTCATAGCCGGCCTCCAGCGCCTGCTCGATCAGCAGCCCGCGGAAGCCCGAGCAGTCGACGAAGAAGTCGCCCTCGACCCGGCGTCCGTCGGTCAGGGTCAGGCCGGTGACGAAGCCGCTCTCGGGGTCCTGCTCGACCTTGGCGATCTTGCCCTCGGTGCGCTTGACGCCGCGCGTCTCGGCGTAGTCGCGCAGGTAGCGGGCGTAGAGGCCCGCGTCGAAATGGTAGGCATAGCCCAGGCCCGGCACGCCGGGCGGCAGCGTCTTGGGCGGGATGGCGAACTTGCCGGCCTTGGCCGCCACGGCCGACAGGGCGTAGCTGTCCAGGACGCCGCCCTCTCCGTTGGCCCGCAGGCGCAGCCAGTAGTTATGGAAACCGACGCCATCGATCGGCTGGCCATAGACGCCGAAAGGATGGAAGTACTCGGCTCCGAGACGGCCCCAATCGCGAAACTGGATGCCCAGCTTGAACGTCGCCTGGGTCTTCTTGATGAAGTCGATCTCGTCGATGTCCAGAAGGCCGTTCAGGAACTGGATCGGCGGGATGGTGGCCTCGCCGACGCCGACCGTGCCGATCTCCTCGGACTCGATCAGCTCGACCTCGCCGATCCTGCCCTTCAGGGCCTGGATCAAGGTCGCCGCGGCGATCCAGCCGGCCGTGCCGCCGCCGACCACCACGAACTTGCGATAGGGACGACGGGTCATGGGCGTCCGGTTCTCGAAATAGGAGCGTCATCCCGGAAGCCTCGAAGAGACCATCCGGGATGACACGTTAGAAGTGCGCGAGGTGGGACGCTAGAACGTCCCGCGCAGCACGACCGAGTAGCGGCGGTCGGCCACCACCCAGTTGTGCCCGGTCAGCCCCTCTTCGGGACGGCCCGGATAGCTGACCAGGATCTTGGTCTTGGTGTTGGTCAGGTTCACGGCCTGGAAGCCGATCTTCAGCTTGTCGCTGACCGTATAGAACACCGACCCGTCCAGCTGGCCGTAATCGTCGCTCCAGGCGGGGATGTTGATGTTCGCCGCCGTGGTGGTCAGGAGGTAGCGCTCACGCCAGTTGTAGGCCAGGCGGGCCGAGACCTTGCCCAGGTCGTACAGCGCCGCGACGTTGTAGCTCTTCTTCGACAGGCCCTCGAGCGGCATGGCCTCGCCGACCGCGCCGGTGACGTTGCCGACCTGGGTGTTGTCGTAGGGATTGACCGCCGCGTTGCGGGCGCCCTTGCTGTCCACATAGGTGAAGTTGGCCTGGACCCCGAAGCCCTTCAGCAGGCCCGGCAGGAAGTCGTAGTACTGCTGGTAGGCGACCTCGAAGCCTTTGATCGTGCCGTGGCCGGCGTTGTACGGCTGGATCACCTGGACCGTGCGCGTCACCCCGTTGTTCGTGAACTGCATGTTCTGCGAACCGTTGGTGATGAAGTTGTAGATGTCCTTGTAGAACACCGTCGCCGTCAGGCTGCCGGTCGGCGCGAAGTACCACTCGTAGGCCAGGTCGTACTGGGTCGAGCGGATCGGCTTCAGGTCCGGATTACCCGCATTGGCCGTGTACTGATAGACGCAGTTGGCCCGCGTGGAGCCGGGAATGGTGTTCGAACAGACGCCGCCCGTCAGGAAGCCGTTGGTGGCGCTGATCGTGTAGTTCGGCTGCAGTTGCTGGAAGTCGGGGCGCACGACGGCCTTGGCCGCCGCGACGCGCAGGAACATGTCCGGCGTGATCTTCAGCCGCGCGTTGAAGCTGGGCAGGATATTCACATAGTCGCGGCCGCCGACATAGGCGCTCTTGGCGCCATTGGCGAACTGCCCGTCAGCGGCGGGGATCTGGGTGCCCTCGGAGACGGCCTCGGCGTTGGTGTTGAAGACCTGCAGACCTTGGCTCTGCGTCTCGGTCTTGACCACGCGGACACCGATGTTGCCGTCAAGCTCGCGCTCCTCGCCGCCGACCGAGACGTCGTGGCCGAAGCGCAGCATGGCGTAGCCCGCCAGGGTCTTTTCCTTCTGGTGGTTGGTGCTGCCCTTGCCGCCGGTCTGGCTTTGGTCCTCGAAATCGCCATTGAACGGACGCCAGCCGCCGCCGTTCGCCGCCGCGATCTGGCCCAGGATCGTCGAGGTCTTGCCGTACTGGTTCACGAACGACGCCGTCGGCATCACGAACGCCGCCGGGACCTGCGCCTTGCCCCGGAAGTAGTCCTCGAACGGGAACAGCTCATAATAGCCCTGGTAGCCGTTCAGCGTACTGATCGGGGCGACCGAAGGCCCGCCCCAACTGGGCGCCACCGTATCCCAGCGATAGGCCGTCTCGCGCGTCGTCGCCTGGCGATAGGTGTCGCGGACGCCGAAGCGGAACGACTTCAGCCAGCCGTCGCCATCGAACGTGTAGGCGCCGTCGAAGCGCATCGCCAGTTCGCTGCCTTCGTTGCGGTCATGGTGGTCCATGGCCGCCTGCAGGTAGTAGTTGGCCGGGTTGGTCAGGAACGCCTTGTCGTTGTTGACCGTGATCGACGGCAGGCCGCCGGTGACGTCCAGCGTGGCGGGCAGGGTCGAGCCGTTCAGCGCGTTGAAGGCCGTGAAATCGACCGTCTTGGTCTTGGCGTAGATGTACTGGACATCGCCGCTGAAGGACCACTTGTCGTTCGGATTGTACTTCAGGTTCAGCGAGTAGTCCGAGGTCACCGAGCTACGCTCGGCGTAGCGGGTATCGATCAGCGACGACCCCAGGCTGGTCCCGCCGGCCGTGTCGGCCAGCGTGCCCTTCAGGAAGCGGCCCGCGGAATCGTAGGTGAAGCTGGTGCCGGCGGCGGGGCCGTCGGCCGTGCCGGGGTTGAAGCCGTTGGCGCGCTCGGTCGACGCCTGCAGCGCCGAGGACCGCAGGAACTGCAGCGTGGCTTCCCACTGGTCGTTCGGGCGCCATTGGACGGCGGCGTCGATGCCCTTGCGCTCGCGGTCGAACTCCAGGCTGCGATAGCCGTAGCCGCCGGGGACGTAGACCGTCTTGCCGGGGACCAGATCGGTGCGGACGTTGTAGGGGTCGACCGAGATCGTGTCG encodes:
- the wrbA gene encoding NAD(P)H:quinone oxidoreductase → MAKVLVLYYSSYGHLETMAKAVAEGAREAGATVDIKRVPETVPLDIAKGAHFKLDQEAPVAAVEDLANYDAIIVGAPTRFGRMASQVAAFFDQAGGLWARGALHGKVGGAFTSTATQHGGQETTLFSIITNLLHFGTTIVGLDYGHAGQMTLDEVTGGSPYGATTIAGGDGSRQPSENELAGARYQGRRIAETAIKLHG
- a CDS encoding LysR family transcriptional regulator, which encodes MTQPGAPTLDQLTVFLTVVEAGGFAAAARRLNRANSVISYAIANLEAQLGLALFDREAAKSPVLTEAGKVMLAQARVIAGDVANLRAQAKGLLQGLEAEVHLVLDVMLPTARVVDALRAFQEAFPTVALRLHIEALGAVTQMVLDRRATLGVAGPLDVVNGGDPLDYIGVGHTLLIPVAAPDHPLAQGRNPPGAGRSHTQLVLTDRSRLTEGRDFAVASVHTWRLADLGAKHILLKEGLGWGNMPEPMVREDIAAGRLKRLDMPELVEAHYALHAIHRSDTPPGPATAFLIERFRGQPN
- a CDS encoding glycoside hydrolase family 31 protein, whose protein sequence is MGLRPPVERRPDRLRPQLHRRLADPAGQARHLLTGPAMRILTLSSLGSAAFSLALMASTSAFALDGGFEKTADGVIVTPASGPAKKVRLQVMSDRAIRVTASPTETIDALQSLMVIAQPKTSGFTVTEAGGKVVLKAGKATAEVALATGAVSFKDAAGKTVLAEQGRQAFKPHTIDGKNFYAISQRFNPNTDEGFYGLGQHQNGQMNYNGQDVELAQYNRDIAIPFVLSTRNYGVLWDNNGITRFGDPTPYALASRDLKVTDANGKPGGFTAKYYVNGALKLTRTEADIDYQFLDDAPKWPAELQTADKKPVEGATVVWEGYVEPKTSGVQKFKLYSSSYAKIYVDGQLKIDRWRQNWNPWFHNFTVPMKAGSKHKVRVEWDPNQGYVALLHNDPIPAAQQKSLTLTSEVAHTIDYYFVAGDNLDQVVSGYRELTGKSQALPRWSYGFWQSRQRYNTQDELVGVVKEYRKRQVPLDNIVLDWRYWKDDSWGSHKFDETRFPDPAKMLKDVHDENAHFMISIWPKFYPTTKNYKELDAKGYMYHRNVEQGALDWVGPGYLNSFYDPYTQEARDIYWRQVKENLGGIGIDAWWMDSDEPDMHSNLDIPERTLRMGPTAKGPGAEFFNSYPLIHTQAVFDGEHARDPNKRSYIFSRSGFGGIQRQGVALWSGDVVARWDDFKDQISAGVNLSMSGIPNWTTDIGGFSVEQRYEKRDPKHWPEWQELNLRWYQFGAFSPLFRSHGEEPFREIWNLADEGTEVYNSLVWYDQLRYRLMPYTLTLAGETYHRDGSIMRGLVMDYPNDLKARDVNDEYLYGSAFLVAPVTSFKARSREVYLPAGTTWYDFQTGKAHPGGQTIKADAPLNRMPLFVKAGAIVPTTEVQQYVGEKPDLPITLVIYTGKDGKYELYEDDGLTLAYQRGAYSRIPISYDNASGRVVIGARSGKFDGMVDKRTFKIRFIGAGAKPTDFDAAPDATVEYAGDAVVVTRK
- a CDS encoding GH35 family beta-galactosidase — encoded protein: MGISRFAVGMVSALALALASGAVAADRETPRLVQKDGRYALMVDGAPFLILSAQVNNSSAWPSQMPKVWPAIAKMGANTVQVPIAWEQIEPVEGKFDFSYLDLLLAQAREHNVRLVLLWFGTWKNSSPSYAPEWVKLDDKRFPRLKKETGERSYSMSPLAQSTLDADRKAFVALMTHLKAKDAADRTVIMVQVENETGTYGTVRDFGPAAQKVFDGPAPAALVKAVGVKPGTWSQAFGKDADEYFHAWHIGRFVDQVAAAGKAVYPLPMYVNAALRDPIKPGEPKSYSAGGPTDNVLDVWKAAAPSIDLIAPDIYMKESVKYSAALAHYKRPGNALFVAETGNDPVYARYVFDTLGRQGIGFSPFGMDYTGYANFPLGAAKLDEATVEAFAANYRLLGPMAREWAKLSYEGKVFGGAEPDDRAPQSTTLGAWTVTLRYGKWQFGASDWAWLKDRPPGPQGPDGGGVVAQLSPDEFLVTGRNVRIEFGRAANDNKPMILARVEEGHFENGQWVFDRLWNGDQTDYGLNFTGGSQILRVKLATY
- a CDS encoding tryptophan halogenase family protein; this encodes MTRRPYRKFVVVGGGTAGWIAAATLIQALKGRIGEVELIESEEIGTVGVGEATIPPIQFLNGLLDIDEIDFIKKTQATFKLGIQFRDWGRLGAEYFHPFGVYGQPIDGVGFHNYWLRLRANGEGGVLDSYALSAVAAKAGKFAIPPKTLPPGVPGLGYAYHFDAGLYARYLRDYAETRGVKRTEGKIAKVEQDPESGFVTGLTLTDGRRVEGDFFVDCSGFRGLLIEQALEAGYEDWSHWLPCDRALAVPCENVHPLTPYTRATAREAGWQWRIPLQHRTGNGYVYCSSHISDDEAAAALLANLDGKALADPRPLRFTAGRRKKSWSKNVVALGLAGGFMEPLESTSIHLIQTGALRLLSLLPLGGHDPAAETEFNRLTQIEYEQIRDFIILHYKATERDDAPLWRHCGAMTVPDSLAHKIELFRSRAKIARYDEQLFAEPSWLAVFLGQGIQPRDYDRLADAPAYDEVVVAVRRVGQDNAGLVSRLPTHDAFIAAACKADAMGV
- a CDS encoding TonB-dependent receptor — translated: MLAGASALVLCGITPAVALAQAAPAQAAQTKSDDVVEEVVVTGQRAAIQSAQKIKQNAEQLVDSITSTDIGALPDRSVTEALQRVAGVTIGRTSDGRDADRISVEGSGVQVRGLSWVRGELNGRDSFSAKAGRTLSFEDIPPELMAGVDVYKNPSADIIEGGVGGTVNLRTRLPFDSAKRIIAYSLDASYGDLAKKWKPSGSVLYSDRWDTGIGEIGFLIDLSDSKLKSRTDTISVDPYNVRTDLVPGKTVYVPGGYGYRSLEFDRERKGIDAAVQWRPNDQWEATLQFLRSSALQASTERANGFNPGTADGPAAGTSFTYDSAGRFLKGTLADTAGGTSLGSSLIDTRYAERSSVTSDYSLNLKYNPNDKWSFSGDVQYIYAKTKTVDFTAFNALNGSTLPATLDVTGGLPSITVNNDKAFLTNPANYYLQAAMDHHDRNEGSELAMRFDGAYTFDGDGWLKSFRFGVRDTYRQATTRETAYRWDTVAPSWGGPSVAPISTLNGYQGYYELFPFEDYFRGKAQVPAAFVMPTASFVNQYGKTSTILGQIAAANGGGWRPFNGDFEDQSQTGGKGSTNHQKEKTLAGYAMLRFGHDVSVGGEERELDGNIGVRVVKTETQSQGLQVFNTNAEAVSEGTQIPAADGQFANGAKSAYVGGRDYVNILPSFNARLKITPDMFLRVAAAKAVVRPDFQQLQPNYTISATNGFLTGGVCSNTIPGSTRANCVYQYTANAGNPDLKPIRSTQYDLAYEWYFAPTGSLTATVFYKDIYNFITNGSQNMQFTNNGVTRTVQVIQPYNAGHGTIKGFEVAYQQYYDFLPGLLKGFGVQANFTYVDSKGARNAAVNPYDNTQVGNVTGAVGEAMPLEGLSKKSYNVAALYDLGKVSARLAYNWRERYLLTTTAANINIPAWSDDYGQLDGSVFYTVSDKLKIGFQAVNLTNTKTKILVSYPGRPEEGLTGHNWVVADRRYSVVLRGTF